The genomic interval acataaatatagatGTGAAAATGACGAATTACAACTATAGATTTCGAGATTTTAGCTTGAAGGAAAGcaaaatacaagaaacaaagaaactGTGGTAATGCATGAGGGACGCGCCATGCGCCACGTGCTACGCTTGGAGTGTGGCGGCCAGTCAAGTCTAAAAAATTCGAGGTTCTTGGTTCTAGAAACGTCGTGTGTGGCGGCAGTAGAAGCTTCTTGGTGCAGTGGTGCGTGGATCTCACGCGCTGTTATGACCCGCGCATGTGACTCACTCGCCGCTCCGTTCAACGAAAGCCTTATGCCGTCCGAAGGATCGGCAGTTTGGGAATCCTGCGAAGGCGCGCGCTGTGGTCACTGGGCTTCGAAAAATAATAAAACGGTTTTTCGCCATACTTTGGACagaaaagtaaacaaaaattggaaaataaaggACTACACACAATCTTTGGTCTAACCAGATGGGAGGAGGGAGCGAGGAGCCGAAACTCCACCCCTTAGGTTGGGTTTTTGCTGGGTCGActctttggaaagaaaaattagagagCTTTCGGCTAGGGCACATCCACAGGGCAACTCACAACTTCCACTGCACCAGGAGTATCCGGTCTCGAAccgatcttggcaaccttagccaacttttCCAAGCTTTCATGAGGAAGGTCAAAACTGACTTCCTTTGGCTTCCTCACAGATTTCGCGTGATCAAACCTGCatttttgcactcttgtatttccctgcacatcactggaccctgatattaaatacaaatagttagatctcttaccatgctCTAGGACAAGCGtacccttagtgatcttccaacTCCTCCAGATAACGCTATTGCAAAATCGTTGTCATCAAGCTGTCCCACAGagataagatttttcttcagatttggaacatgtctaacttgctgtaaagtccagtgcctctccatcaactgtatacatcttcccaaaatcaccagcaacataattctgcatgatttcttGATGTGAGGTACTATGGAACAAAGACtctgaatccaacacccaatcatcaattgGACTATGCACTGCAAGAAGTAAGGCTTCATGGATTTCTTTTGCCACTACATTCACAGCATCATCATTagaactttcttgattcctgcagtttctcttgatgtggcccgGCTTGCCAAAACTCTAGTACATGATCTGCTGCCCAGATCTCGTCTTGCTCTTCCCTCTGCTCTTGGAGTTTGACATGTCATATTCTCTATCGCTATTGTCAGCAATCAGGGTCGATCCAGAACCCGAGGACTCACCCAAGTCTCTCATACGTACTTCTTCAGCAAGCACCATGTCACGTATGTCATCGTAGTTCAGTCTTGCCTTGCCGGCTGAACTAgtcatcctcatggcctcccaactatttggtaGCGATGCCAATAGAATCAatgctctgatctcatcatcaaactcaatctctacagaagacagttgatttgtgatcgtattgaattaATTCAAGTGTTGGGTTACAGACATACCTTCCGACATCTTcaaattgaacaatttcttcatcaagtgcaccTTATTGTTCGCAGACggtttttcatacatacctaaCAAAGTCGCCATGAGATTCACCGTGGTTCTCTCTTTAATGACATTGCGTGCTACTGTTCTGGACAAAGTCAGTCGAATAAGACCTAAAATTTGTCAATCTAACAGGGTTCACTCAGCATCATCAATTCTCTccggcttctttcccaacagtggaaggtggagcctcttcccataAAGATAATCCTCAATCTGCATCTTTCAGTACCCAAAATTAGTACCgtcaaacttctcgatcccgGGTGCATTCACTTTATCTCCAGTCATCATTCTCCTTCAAATCCAATCTGGCTCGAGCGAGGTTCAAGCGAatactagggtttgtgtcttgCTCGAGCAGTATGTCAAGCGACGTCGAGTGTGACTTTGGCTCGAGCTAATTGtagagccaactttcagcaaatacttttttagctccaaaaccagtcttcacatataccccaacatatatatatatatatctcaaaccacaTCTAATTGTTATCATTAATTTTACCATCATCTTCTCACCATCTAATtatgtgatattaaattattggaaactatttattatgttccatttataaataattcatttgatGCCAAGTTAAAGATGTTAAGAgactaataataaaatgaatgataaatagattttttcttaaataagtATTTAAACTATGAGCGGAAAGATCCACACTTTGAAACTTTTTGTTACCAATTATTGAATCAAATCCAAAATTACACGATATAACGATGATATTACCCTCGTTTTTAATAGAATTAACACGAGTCtcatataatatttgttttaagcAAAGgaatttgtttataattttgttatagGAATAACATTCTAGTCCACTCCGATCAATTGTAataaattttagttatttaaatgtCCACGAGTTTCTTGTATAAGTTGTTAAtacttttgtatatatatatcctttatATATGCTcaattgtaaatatataattaattctaaGTAGAGGTAATTAATTAGCATGATAAACGAGGATAATATCCTAAAATTCAACACTTCAATCTAACTCATGGGATGGCTCGTATTAAGAAAATCTCTTTAGGATGAGGGGGACGAgttataatttgtaaattatatgtTAGCAAGAGACTCTATAAGAAGTAAGAATAATAATTTAGAtataatccattttttttcttttttaacaaacaaACATAAGAGAGCAAAGAGTAACAAAGATTTATGGCAGATAGTAGCACAGGATGAGATCAATACAAAGAAGACtggagtaatactagatataagtCTAAGTTATACAAGCCTTGCATAggtcatttgtaaaaatataaatttattttttaaattttttcgaggagtgaattgttttttataaatagactATGCGAGATTTGTATAATTCTATTTAGGactttttacaaattattactCGATAAACAGTTCTGAACTATGGGTCAAGGGCTACAATTCTTTAGAACTGATGTAGCAACTCGTGGCAATTTTAGAAACCTGGGCAGAAGATCATTTTTGAACAGCATTTGAGAAGAGAGTGGCAATCCTCGATGATGGAGCCGATTTGCCATTCCATGTCTTGATCCAACTGAGTTATGAGTAAATAAACCATTCGGATTTCTATGGTCATAAAGCAACTAAACTTTGTATGTAATAACCCGGTAAATTACACTTTTCGGTGGAATTCATGTGGACCTAGCAGCGTCCTTCCATAAAGTCACATtagtttgtgggtttattttatataatctatttgtgtATATAGCAGttctcttaatttaagtaaagatgaCAATCATTTTAGGAGAaaggaaggaagagaaaataCAGCCCGGAGTATTAAAATTTGAGGTTAATTCCAGATGAGAGGAAAGACGGCCCCACAAATTATGAACAAATCAATACTGTAAATAATGGAAGCATAGTGAATCTTGTTCAAACAATTTATCACCACCTTCTGAAACAATGTTACAATCCCTTTGTTATATTATCATACTCACATGTGCACATATGCACCTGcaaaagcagagagagagagagagagagagagagagagggagagatcatAAGCTTGGAGTTTCACCAGCAGGTCCAGACCGGGCATGTAACAGCGGCTGGAGGGCTTTGACTACAATGCTCATGTTTGGCCGGAAGTCAGCCTCATATTGCACGCACAAGGCAGCAACAGCAGCCATCTGTAAATCAGGACAAACAAAGGGCTTACAATGTTACATGTAGGATTGATGTTTGATCTATTttgctgctctctctctctctctctctctcaatatatatatatatatatatatatctctgtgagtgtgtgtgtgttgtgtgtaAATTTTTCTTGAGCTAAGACTGCACAATTGTTCTCAAATGAAAGTTTTACATTCATATCCAACCACCTGCATAGTCTAAGAGATGTAGTATGTTCTGAGTTCTACCTTACATCTCTTAGGCTATATGTCTAATACTTTTTGCTTGAGATGTAGTGGTAATCTATCATTATTATTCGAATGCATAGAGAACAAATGCTACTTCTTCAAAAGTTAAAAGGGAGGGGACAAAGTACCTTTGCAACTGCCTTAGGAGGGTAATCTCCGTTAAGTCTTGTATCAACACACTGCTTAACCTTGTCTTCACTAAGTTTTGGTGTAGCCTGACAAATTTCAGAACCTTCTACAGTCAGCTTGGGTGCACAGAGAAAATAATTGGACAAAAAACAGAGCTAGATTTAAGAAAACCTTCCTGTCTCCACTCCACtaatttttattccaaaataattgaaaacaaATCAGAGGAGAAAGATGTAACAAAAGAGTAGTGCAATCTAGTACCCATGTGACTAAACTCTGCTGTCCACGTGGCAAGGTATGATCAACAGGCTTTCGCCCTGTCAGAAGTTCAAGCAGGACAACACCAAAGCTGTACACATCACTCTTGGAATTCAACTGTCCAGTCATGGCATACCTGCCAACCACAAGTACAGAATGACAAAATGTATGCACCCAAAGATGCGCACTctcattgggaaaaaaaaaaaaaaaaaggaaaaaaactaaaacataaatgaaGTCTTGCATCAAGCTTTAATATAGAAATACTCAAGTAGTTTCATCTGATGCCCAATATAATTGCAAGAGAGGCAAGTAAAACACTTTGAACCTTTTGACATTGGATTTGCCTCGGTATATTCTAAATATACAAGGATTCATTTCTAGTCAGGAAAGATCTCACAAACCAAAAGGAGCACAAATTGAGTGATTTAGAGCAATGCAAATCATCATGGTGGTTTCCTGAAATCTTTGGCAGCCAATTTCACATGAAGTTAAAAAGATTAGCTTCCCTCATGACCATGAAATCTTTGGCACAAATGAAAGGAGAATGAAAACAAACATGATGCACCCATAAATTGCTTACTCAGGTGCATGATAACCGAAGGTTCCAAGAACACGAGTGGAGTGAAGACGTGCAGCCATATCAGGAGCTTGATTTGATAAATCAAAGTCTGCAATCTTAGCAACACCATCATCAAAGATTAGTACATTGCTGGACTTGATGTCACGATGGATGATGTGAGGATTGGCCTTCTCATGCAAGTAATCAAGCCCTTTCGCAGCCCCCACAGCAATTTTTACGCGTTGTGCCCATGAAAGAACAGGACCAGGTTGTGCTCCTTTGACCCCCTTCCTCCCTGccacacaaaaaagaaaaaaaagaaaaaaaaaaaaggatacaCGAACACCACTCAGAAACTGGAAATATAGCAGCTCTCACTTATACTCGCTGCAAATTACAGAAATTactttaaattgataaattacATAGAAATTTCCTTATTTCAGTATTTGATGTAACCTAATAAAGGAATCAAGAAAATAAGGCTATAAATGAAAAACATACAATAAGGGTTTTAACATCTTACAGTTGTAGTTTAATCTTACTTACCGTGTAGAATATCATGAAGAGATCCATTAGATGCAAACTCATAGGCAAGAATACGGGAATTCCCATCAATACAGTAACCAAGCATTTGAACAAAATTTTCATGCTTCAGCCTTGAGACCATAGAAACCTGTAAAGTATAacattaattaacaaaaaaaagctTCACCCATTTTATCAACATGGCATACATAGTAGTTACAGTTGTCTATACCTGGGCTAAAAATTCCTCGTCAGGTTGTTTGCTGGCATCTAACTTTTTGATTGCTGCAGGCTGCTCACTTTTAAGAACCCCATGATATACTCTTCCATAAGAGCCCTCTCCAATTAATGCAGTAGTACCAAAGTTATCTGTAATTTCCTTTAGTTCATCCACTGGTATCTCAGGAACTTCAATGGGCTGAACTTTCACAGTTTGTGGACCCTTGGGAGCAGTATCTGATGAATAATAACCTCCACCGTTTCCTGCaggaaaaatattcaattcagataattaaaaaggaaaaacaaaaacacaatgaGTCAGTATATGAATGCAGCGCACATTTTTGGGTGTCTCAGAAAATGGATTTAAGAACTATAAGAGCGTACAAATTAAAATGCAAACCTCCAACCTGGCTGGCCATTTAGAACCTACCGATTCAAATATTGAATGTATTGATCTAGCAATTCATTACAAAGCTACTTTAATAGTTATAGTCCTTATAGCACCAACTCTAGCTCAGCAGACAGATTACCTGCTGAAGGTTTGATCATGTATGGACCTCCACTTTCAGCAGCTTTATGGACATCCTCTTCTTGACAACAACCGAAACAGCTCATGATTCCTTCCCTCAATTGTACTCCTCTCTGATCCAGAAGTATCAGCTTAGACAAACAAAACcatcaaatctaatttttacaTGTTAAGCATGTAGAAGACAAAAACAATAGATTTGATCAGCTGAATTGCTTCATAAGAAATTGAACAACACATAAAAGAACAATGTCCCAAAAAAAAGTTCAACAATGCaattaaaatgatgaatctTACCATTAATCTGCTTAAAAAAGATGCAATGAAATTATCATAATGGTACGACAGAAGTGCCATACTATAACCATGAGCATCCAAGcaacatgttattatactttccATACTTGATCCTAGTAAATTTATCTTCTCCAACGAACTAACAGGATCAActttaagaaaaaggaaaataattttttttttttaagtaagaaaaaggaaaataaatagtaatccAAAAACTATATTCATTCAGCttccttcatttcctttttcagtAAGTAATgcactaaaaataaatgtgcTAAAACCAGCTTACTTCCTTCATCTTTTAGGGTTGTGGCAATGACAAGATACCAAGGTTATGAACACGTGCAGATAATAGAAAAACAAGAATATCTGCAGCCAAACTAAGTAGCTGGGAATGCAGGTTCTATTGAGCTAACCACATCCGAGATAGAAATGCCCATGGATTACAGTAGTAATTTCATAAACAACTTAAAGTTTCCAAACACAcggaatttttttgtttaatttcttggAAGTTTCGGGGCACAGCAGCTGGACAAACACACGAATATCCAGCGACATTCCTCAAGATTTTTTATTCGTATCAGTTCAATATAAACCATATCCACAAACGAAGTTATAACATCTAATCAATCCACTTCAGCTATCATACACACGATTGCAGCACATCAAAACCAATCACCATCAACAATCAGAACTAAATAAGCACGAACATAGATACACGAAAACAGTGAAAAAACAACTATAGATCAATTACACGATTCATGAAATAGAACTATTTCTTACTGAGATCCACTTGTCTCCCAATTCAAATTCGAAACTACTCACGGAACGACACGCATGGGCTAACGAAAACAAAACGGAACGGAACTGAAATTTCAGAAGAGTTACAGAGAGCTATCCGCACCTGAAATCAGAGAAAGAGGCAGCAGCTCGGCAGGTAAGTACCAAGTGGGAGATCTCAGCTCCGAAGCCGGCGAGGGGGTGCGCAAGATAAGGGGAGATGAACGCGCAGTATAAAGCGCCCCGAGGGCCGGACCTTGTCTAGTTGGTGTTGCTGGTTCGGATTGGTGCGGGAGGCGAGCTAGACAGACTTGACCCGACTGAGTCACTGTAATACCGAGTCGAATTTTCAATTGCGGGTATTTGGGTACGTGTCTTGGTTTGATTAGTTCAAGATCGGTGGGGCTATATTCAAATCACCGATGAAAACCTCAATTatgtttcaataattatttcctAAGTTTCAATAATTATcttttaggcctggtttggatatctagatattttcatatttcatctcattcaatcttatctcattcaattttaatatctaaacactataaatataaatatttttcagtttcaatttttaatctacttattacttaatcattatacttttccaaatttttagacaaaatataaaacaaattcaacattttcaaattctaaagtaaaaataatattaaaaaataatattataacaatattttaactttataatatttttattcaacattttctcttttatttctcaaaattccataaaaatcttaactcaacaattccactactattcacaaaccatttaattactattcagaaataatctaatcttatctcactattcaaaccagtCCTTAGTATCTTTTACTTGATTTTTAAGCTACCTCCCTATCCTcgtttgttttgtttgggatTACGCCGGTTTATGGCATTTTTGTCTTTTCATGTGTTGATGCTTCTGTTTTAGGCTCATTCagttaggggtgctacccaaaATTCCAGGAGGTGGTGCCCCTATCCCGCCCCCCACCCCTGCATGGGTGAGGGGACAGTTTGGGCCCCTGTAACCCAACACCTTCCTTAGTGGGCGGGTGCCCCTATTCAGACTTCAGGGGCAGATTGACCTCCACGATCATCTACCTCACCTCGCCCACCTTCCACCCCATAGcgaaaaagttcaaaaaaaccaagaaaaaccaaaaaaataaaaaataaaaaaaaaaacctaaaatccACAGCAAAATACAAATcgacaacaaataaaaaaaatccaaaacgtAATCGATCTCACTTCTGAgcaaaatttacaaagaacCACAACCATGAGTGGACGTGGGTCCCTTCGCTAACACATAGCCACTCATGGTCGCGGTTCCCTTCACAAACTCACGGCCATTCGATTTTgttcttgaagaaagaagagaagaaaagtgGAGGAGTAGTCAAGGACGATAAGAACAAGaagtagaggaagagagagagagtaacggGGGAGGAAGAGTCAGAGAGATTGAgggagaaaaggagagagaggggaaagaAAGAGACGTGGGGGGAGGCTAGGGGCTAGGGGTGATAAAGGGTCTGGTCGGACCGAACGGACTGACCGGAACCGTCCGTTTCAGTCTGGACCGGACCGAGACTGAAACGGTCCATGTTTTAGAGGACTGAAAAGTTTCGGTCTGGTCCACAGTTCAGGATTTttccggatcggaccggaccgaatgaaaaataaaaataaaaaaatattttatatatattatttatataataattatataattaacaatataaaattttaaatatgttattaatacttgttaatattctataaattaacaatattttatatatatcttcatctaacttatcactattaacaatataaaattttaaatatgttattaacacttgctaatattctatgaattaactaatatataatatcaattagttaattatatagtaattatataaattaataatataattttcatttaatttattatcattaaccatataaaatatttttttattgagtttgttatataagctacattaataagtcacttaatttaatttagtatttta from Juglans microcarpa x Juglans regia isolate MS1-56 chromosome 4S, Jm3101_v1.0, whole genome shotgun sequence carries:
- the LOC121263345 gene encoding pto-interacting protein 1-like, whose amino-acid sequence is MSCFGCCQEEDVHKAAESGGPYMIKPSAGNGGGYYSSDTAPKGPQTVKVQPIEVPEIPVDELKEITDNFGTTALIGEGSYGRVYHGVLKSEQPAAIKKLDASKQPDEEFLAQVSMVSRLKHENFVQMLGYCIDGNSRILAYEFASNGSLHDILHGRKGVKGAQPGPVLSWAQRVKIAVGAAKGLDYLHEKANPHIIHRDIKSSNVLIFDDGVAKIADFDLSNQAPDMAARLHSTRVLGTFGYHAPEYAMTGQLNSKSDVYSFGVVLLELLTGRKPVDHTLPRGQQSLVTWATPKLSEDKVKQCVDTRLNGDYPPKAVAKMAAVAALCVQYEADFRPNMSIVVKALQPLLHARSGPAGETPSL